The Penaeus monodon isolate SGIC_2016 chromosome 13, NSTDA_Pmon_1, whole genome shotgun sequence genome contains a region encoding:
- the LOC119580454 gene encoding uncharacterized protein LOC119580454 codes for MSAGIAVNRKTSVGVMAPVEITIRVVMVVLALWVTVSKAQDIIFPKEEFESCQLRSGRPGVCRLIRSCPEVLQTLSTRNPVHCGFVGRERSMPERTSNKESNGYTRLDISPPQVTLSQGVLTPQY; via the exons ATGAG TGCTGGAATTGCTGTCAACAGGAAAACAAGTGTCGGCGTGATGGCTCCGGTCGAGATCACTATacgtgtggtgatggtggtgttggcaCTGTGGGTGACGGTGTCGAAAGCACAAG ACATCATCTTCCCCAAAGAGGAATTCGAGAGCTGTCAACTCAGATCCGGACGCCCAGGAGTCTGCCGCCTGATCCGCTCGTGCCCTGAGGTTCTACAGACGCTGTCCACTCGGAACCCGGTTCACTGTGGCTTCGTCGGGAGGGAACGCTCTATGCCTGAAAGAACCTCCAATA AGGAATCCAACGGTTACACCCGTTTGGATATCTCTCCACCTCAAGTCACTTTG TCGCAGGGAGTTCTAACACCGCAGTACTAA